The Pseudanabaena sp. PCC 6802 genomic interval GCAGTTCGACTCTGCCCGGTTCCATTAAAAATCCCGCAGCTTTTGCTGCGGGATTTTTAGCTTAGCGATCTAGTAGTAAACCTTTAGGTTTAATGAAATGATACCGATATTATTTAGCAGCGTCAGGGGGCAAGATTACCTTGTCAATAACGTGGATGATGCCATTGCTGGCTCTAACGTCTGCTTTAAGTACCTTGGCATCATTAATCATCACTTCTTTCCCAGATACTTTAACATCAATAGCACTTCCTTCCACAGAAGTTACTTTCCCCGGTTTGAGGCTAGAAGTAGTAGCCTCACTAGGCACTACATGATACGTCAAAACCTTAACTAGCTTATCTTTGTTTTCAGGTTTCATTAAGGCTTCTACCGTACCTTTGGGAAGAGCAGCAAAAGCTCCATCTGTAGGGGCAAATAGAGTGTATGGCCCTTTACCAGCTAGGGTGCTATCGAGATCGGCGGCTTTAATGGCAGCAGCCAAAGTTTTGAAAGAGTTACTAGAGCTTACCATACCAACCACGGTAGTAGCAGAATCTGCGGTGGTGGGCTTCTCTGTTGGTTTCTCGGTTGACTCAGAAGGTTGTGCAGGTGCCGCTGGACTTTCTGTAGTAGCAGGAGAAGCAGGTTTTTCAGTGCTGGTTGGCTTTTCAGAAGGAGTGGTTTCTGCGGTCGCAGGCTTTTCAGTCGTAGGCTTAGCAGGTGCTCCAGTTTCTGAGACAGCAGGTTTTACCTTGTTAGTGATGCTTGCAGGCACGGTCTCCGTAACCGCAGGCTGTACCTTTGTGGGAATTGCTGGAGCAGTTTCCGAAACAGTGGGTTTCTTTACAGCAGGCGTAGCAACAGGCTTTGTTTCAGCACCAACTTTCTTAGAAGTTTCTGCAACAGCAGGAAGGCTAGCAACAGCAATGATGCCTACCAGGCTAGTCAAACTAACAACTTTTGACAAGTAGCTTTGCACTTTCATAATCTCCATTTTCGCTATGTGTGCGGAAACTTAAGTAATTATTAAGTTACGGGTCATTGTTGCGAAGTAGTTGAGGTCTTTCATCTCTCTTAAGGCGTAGATAGCGACTATCAAAAATTGCTTCTCTTGCGGATTCTAAAACAGTTCTATCATGCACTAGAGAAGGACATACAAGGAACTCATCGAACACTTTTCTTTACAAATCGTTACAACGCGGGATCTTTTTCAAGAGAGATACGTCACTAAAGGGTTGTGTTAACCTCAAAATATTGCTTTGACGGGCTTAGATGCAGTTTTAGTCGAAGTTATTTTATGTCCAAGTAAATTCTTTATTAGCACATAAATAAGCTCTCTTGGAATCATAAAAAGAATGAATCATAGTTTGGGAACTTAGATGCACTAAACTCCGTCTTTTAAGGGTTCGCGTTGTTGTTTTTAGATCGAAACTGAATATCTATTTAAACCAATCTCTCTCCAATCTAAATGCTTGGAGTTGGAGCGATCGCCCGATCGAATGAGATATATCTTTGCCGTGCGTCATAGTCTATAGCCGATCGCATAGCTTATAGTGAAGCTGCGAAATTTTACATAGGAGCGCCAGTACATGCCGAAACGAAAAGACGAACAGCAATTCCTATTTTCAGATGCAGAAGTTAATTATCAAGTCAAGCCTTCACCGAGCGCACAACCCATTTGGGAGATGGACAGATCGAGACTGGAAAAATGGAAAGTAAGTATTGCTGAATATCAGCATGGCGTTCGTCAGGGACAATGCACCAAGCAAGGGGAATTATTTGACCTGGTTGCTCCAACCTACCTGTCCTCCATGCCATCGCCGGAAATCGATCCGTTCTGTTTGAGGCTACATAACTTCTTTTTCTTCGATCGCCCTTCTGACATTGGTAGCGACTCGTGTCTGTATTTTGCGATCGATACATTAGCGCAAATAATCCTCTATATTGGGCAAACCTGCAAAGTGGATCGTCGTTGGTCAAATCAGCACGATTGCAAACGGTATGTGGATAACTACAAACAGTTGCACTTTACGCATGGTATGCCTGAGGCGATCGCGATCGCATTCTATTGGGAAGTGCCCCAGGACGATCGCTTAAGGCGACAGTTAGAGTTGAACGAGATTTTGAAGTGGCGATCGCCATTTAACAAAGAAAACTGGGCACTCTGGAGCGCCCCTTTCGCGCAATGAATTTTAGGGAATTGGTTCGCAGTTTACCTGCAACCAATCGGTCAGTTTTTTCGTGCTTTCTGCCTGTGTTTCCGAACTTGCAGCTAAATCCAGGAAAAAACTGGCGGCATCGACTTCAGAAGCTATAAGTTCAATGCCATTAATTGCTAAAAATGTATAAACAACAATAAGCG includes:
- a CDS encoding fasciclin domain-containing protein; protein product: MKVQSYLSKVVSLTSLVGIIAVASLPAVAETSKKVGAETKPVATPAVKKPTVSETAPAIPTKVQPAVTETVPASITNKVKPAVSETGAPAKPTTEKPATAETTPSEKPTSTEKPASPATTESPAAPAQPSESTEKPTEKPTTADSATTVVGMVSSSNSFKTLAAAIKAADLDSTLAGKGPYTLFAPTDGAFAALPKGTVEALMKPENKDKLVKVLTYHVVPSEATTSSLKPGKVTSVEGSAIDVKVSGKEVMINDAKVLKADVRASNGIIHVIDKVILPPDAAK
- a CDS encoding GIY-YIG nuclease family protein, with the protein product MPKRKDEQQFLFSDAEVNYQVKPSPSAQPIWEMDRSRLEKWKVSIAEYQHGVRQGQCTKQGELFDLVAPTYLSSMPSPEIDPFCLRLHNFFFFDRPSDIGSDSCLYFAIDTLAQIILYIGQTCKVDRRWSNQHDCKRYVDNYKQLHFTHGMPEAIAIAFYWEVPQDDRLRRQLELNEILKWRSPFNKENWALWSAPFAQ